The following nucleotide sequence is from Gasterosteus aculeatus chromosome 5, fGasAcu3.hap1.1, whole genome shotgun sequence.
CCTCAGCCCTGACTCAGATGGGTTGGTGGGTGTATGTTGCTCACTCTCTCCGCCCCtcgcttcttttctctctctttttttttctctcaggctGTCTTACcgtttcccctcctccttccctcgcctctctcccctcacactctccatctccctctccttctccttttgatCACTTCGGTCACTTGCTCCACTCCCTCGCCCGGTCATTCACTCGCACACTCGACACCACCTCTCCCTGGgcaccacctccaccagcgGAGATCCTCGCCCGTGTCAGCGTTTTTGCCAGTTGGACGCACGCCCCGCAGTCACCATTACCACCCCGGAGAGTTCCACGCTGGCAGCGCAGCCGCTTCCCCGGCTGAGCATCGGGCGCAAGACCCTGGTGGCGGCTGCTGTGGGGGTCATGCTGGTCCTGGTTCTGGTGGTCCTCATCCCTGTGCTGGTCAGCTCCGTTGGCACGGGTGGCGCGGATGACAGCGCCAGCCACTTTGAGATGCTGGGTACCTGCCGCATGGTTTGTGACCCCTTCCCCACGACGGGCACGGGTTTGCCAGCAGGAACCGACACGGCAACCGACGGCCCGGAGGTGGACAATGACGCGGACCTGAGTGACCACAGCATCGGCCCACCGCTGCCCACCTACAGTGCTCACGGGCAACAAGGCAAACCGGGACGACCAGGTAAGCCTGGACCCCCGGGACCACCCGGAGAGCCCGGGCCCCCAGGACCCAAGGGTCCGCCGGGAGATGGTGTGGACATTGTACGTACTGGGATTCTGGGATTAGGGGGGAAAGGGTCAGTTAGCACAACCACATACAACACCATGCCTCGGGTGGCGTTTTATGCAGGACTTCGAAACCCTCAAGAAGGTTACGATATTCTGCGATTTGATGACGTGGTGACAAATATCGGCGGTAACTATGAAGGCTCAACCGGCAAGTTCACCTGTAAGATTCCCGGCACCTACTTTTTCATCTACAACGTGCTGATGAGGGGAGGAGACGGCACCAGCATGTGGGCTGACCTGATCAAGAATGGTCTGGTGGGTAACACTTTAAACTCTTCAGGCTCCTTCCCCCAAACACTTACCGATGTTTCCTTGATTTCATGGCAAATTTGACAAATGGAAAAAACGACAGTTTCGCAGCACAAATGGAAAAGACCTGTCCTTCACGAGATCAGAAGCCTGAATTATGCCCTGCGATGTACCCAAATCAAAATGCTCAGGGAAGAGTGTGCTGGCAGTATGAATTGAGTAGTCATGCATTCATGTGAATGGTGATTTTAAATCTGACTTGGTCCGGTGTTATAGTCCAAAATAATGACAATGCACAGTGGCATTCTGCCAGATTGTGTATCCGTGCATATTACACGTCCGGTGATGTACACACTGAAGTGAGTTGAAGGAGTGCAGCGCTATCTCAACCCTGCACACATCAAAACACAGCCTGGGGTAGTGGCTAGTTCAAAGCT
It contains:
- the LOC120819819 gene encoding C1q-related factor; the encoded protein is MLVLVLVVLIPVLVSSVGTGGADDSASHFEMLGTCRMVCDPFPTTGTGLPAGTDTATDGPEVDNDADLSDHSIGPPLPTYSAHGQQGKPGRPGKPGPPGPPGEPGPPGPKGPPGDGVDIVRTGILGLGGKGSVSTTTYNTMPRVAFYAGLRNPQEGYDILRFDDVVTNIGGNYEGSTGKFTCKIPGTYFFIYNVLMRGGDGTSMWADLIKNGLVRASSIAQDQDQSYDYASNSVILHLDAGDEVFIKLDGGKAHGGNSNKYSTFSGFILYAD